In Pengzhenrongella sicca, a single genomic region encodes these proteins:
- a CDS encoding HNH endonuclease signature motif containing protein: MFEPSDDEVTGGPAGAGPAVAGATSVSVDVTFGLLLGRVMAEAGAALAQAAAAGSCIAGPIDQIALAEALLGHAPGSPLVDLLEGLCPGDVHDAVLIEAIAAWERVTSLAAARQGEMIAELARRRDAQRLGEFVGDEVASVLVMTRSVAEAKVSLGTSLAAWPAVNEALAAGVIDHRKATALVDGVGHLDDDAAAAVLDAVLPVAAGLTVPALKARLRKVELTVNPAAVAERRARDAADRYVRVSPAPGVMAWLTAYLPAKDAMTIYTAIDAIAASADPADPRGIAARRADALTDLCTDILDNGIAPTTALPGTAGQEPGQAGQAGGTPKAGGVLKTEQGRRPHLQVTAAATTLLGLDEVPGELAGYGPIPADLVRAIAADATWRRIFTDPATGCVTGIGPRGYRPGADLTGTVLARDTTCTFVGCRMPAWRCDLDHRDPYDHEHPDLGGQTCPENLHSLCRHHHRAKTYGGWHPDLDTTTGDTWWTSPTKHRYKRPSVDANPEPPPPDRPWLHTPQPDDPPF, from the coding sequence ATGTTCGAACCGAGCGATGACGAGGTAACGGGGGGCCCGGCGGGGGCCGGCCCGGCGGTCGCGGGCGCCACATCGGTCTCGGTGGATGTGACGTTCGGGCTGTTGCTCGGGCGGGTGATGGCGGAGGCGGGGGCGGCGTTGGCGCAGGCCGCGGCCGCGGGGTCCTGCATCGCGGGGCCGATCGATCAGATCGCATTGGCCGAGGCCCTGCTCGGGCACGCGCCGGGCTCACCGTTGGTGGACCTGCTCGAGGGTCTGTGCCCGGGGGATGTGCATGATGCGGTGTTGATCGAGGCGATCGCCGCCTGGGAACGCGTCACCTCACTGGCTGCGGCGCGGCAGGGCGAGATGATCGCCGAGCTCGCCCGCCGCCGCGACGCCCAGCGTCTGGGTGAGTTCGTGGGTGATGAGGTCGCGTCGGTGCTGGTGATGACCCGGTCGGTGGCGGAGGCAAAGGTCAGTCTCGGCACCTCGCTGGCGGCCTGGCCCGCGGTGAATGAGGCGTTGGCGGCCGGGGTGATCGATCACCGCAAGGCCACCGCCCTGGTCGACGGCGTCGGGCACCTCGACGACGACGCGGCCGCCGCCGTCCTGGACGCGGTGCTGCCGGTCGCGGCGGGTTTGACGGTGCCGGCGTTGAAGGCGCGCCTGCGCAAGGTCGAGCTGACCGTGAACCCGGCCGCCGTCGCCGAACGGCGCGCCCGCGACGCCGCCGACCGGTATGTGCGGGTCAGCCCGGCGCCGGGGGTGATGGCGTGGTTGACCGCATACCTACCCGCCAAGGACGCGATGACGATCTACACCGCGATCGACGCCATCGCCGCCTCCGCCGACCCCGCCGACCCACGCGGGATCGCGGCCCGGCGCGCGGACGCCCTGACCGACCTCTGCACCGACATCCTCGACAACGGCATCGCCCCCACCACCGCACTACCCGGCACAGCGGGACAGGAGCCCGGGCAGGCGGGTCAGGCTGGCGGGACTCCGAAGGCTGGCGGGGTCTTGAAGACGGAGCAGGGGCGTCGCCCGCACCTGCAGGTGACCGCGGCTGCGACGACGTTGTTGGGGTTGGATGAGGTGCCCGGGGAGCTGGCCGGGTACGGGCCGATCCCCGCGGATCTGGTGCGGGCGATCGCGGCGGACGCGACGTGGCGGCGGATCTTCACCGACCCCGCCACCGGGTGCGTGACGGGGATCGGGCCGCGCGGGTACCGGCCCGGCGCCGACCTGACCGGCACCGTCCTGGCCCGGGACACAACGTGCACGTTCGTGGGGTGCCGGATGCCGGCGTGGCGATGCGACCTGGACCACCGCGACCCCTACGACCACGAGCATCCCGATCTTGGCGGGCAGACCTGTCCGGAGAACCTGCACTCGCTGTGTCGTCACCATCACCGGGCCAAGACCTACGGCGGCTGGCACCCCGACCTCGACACCACCACCGGCGACACCTGGTGGACCTCACCAACCAAACACCGCTACAAACGGCCCTCCGTCGACGCCAACCCCGAACCCCCGCCACCCGACCGACCCTGGTTGCACACACCCCAGCCCGACGACCCACCCTTCTGA
- a CDS encoding O-antigen ligase family protein codes for MAVLWCAYALFLILPGELALVGPLRSNGTPLRLLGLLAFFLVLAAFLRVDERRWPRPVAAIAVAYLAFIVFAWATAHLHTMTGPESAEINRSVLIVVSGTGLALLAASIVDDLRLAHVLVGLLAVGAVVCVSVGALQYFGVINAWSEVIRLPFTTTVVPPMGVVDRLGMNRVSGSTSSPLEYSVVLAIVLPLMIHLAVHARSKAARLGAAAGAVVVLLGIPLGFSRSGLLTVVVTTCVMLVFLRPAHRWTVLVIGAAIAVGGVVLAPEIVGILSDLVLNSSSDNSIQGRLNDYSSVIAQFEESPWLGNGPLFERTTVSVLDNQWLGTLVRDGLVGMLGMVVLLGGGAALAAHSASRLPRGSAERSLNGALCAGLLGLGVAAGTFDIFSFQQATFIAFLLLGLVGIGVPRRRDGAPDAAAPAEQASRAA; via the coding sequence GTGGCCGTGCTCTGGTGCGCGTACGCCCTGTTTCTCATCCTGCCGGGAGAGCTCGCCCTCGTCGGGCCGCTACGGTCCAACGGAACCCCCCTGCGGTTGCTGGGGCTCCTCGCGTTCTTCCTGGTGCTCGCGGCCTTCCTGCGCGTCGACGAGCGGCGCTGGCCGCGGCCGGTCGCCGCGATCGCGGTCGCCTACCTGGCCTTCATCGTCTTCGCGTGGGCAACGGCGCACCTGCACACGATGACCGGCCCCGAGAGCGCGGAGATCAACCGCTCGGTGCTCATCGTCGTCTCCGGGACCGGGCTCGCCCTGCTGGCGGCGTCGATCGTCGACGATCTCCGCCTGGCGCATGTGCTCGTCGGCCTGCTCGCGGTGGGTGCGGTGGTGTGCGTGAGCGTCGGCGCGCTGCAGTACTTCGGGGTGATCAACGCCTGGTCGGAGGTCATCCGGCTGCCGTTCACGACCACCGTCGTCCCGCCGATGGGGGTGGTCGACCGGCTCGGGATGAACCGGGTCTCCGGCTCGACCTCGAGCCCGCTGGAGTACTCCGTCGTGCTCGCGATCGTCCTCCCGCTGATGATCCATCTCGCCGTGCACGCCCGGTCCAAGGCCGCGCGGCTCGGGGCGGCGGCGGGCGCCGTCGTGGTGCTGCTCGGCATCCCGCTGGGCTTCTCCCGGTCCGGGCTGCTGACGGTGGTCGTGACCACGTGCGTGATGCTCGTCTTCCTGCGCCCGGCCCACCGGTGGACGGTCCTCGTCATCGGCGCGGCGATCGCGGTCGGGGGCGTCGTGCTCGCCCCCGAGATCGTCGGCATCCTGTCCGACCTCGTGCTCAACAGCTCCAGCGACAACAGCATCCAGGGCCGGCTGAACGACTACTCGAGCGTCATCGCGCAGTTCGAGGAGTCCCCGTGGCTGGGCAACGGCCCGTTGTTCGAGCGCACCACCGTCAGCGTGCTCGACAACCAGTGGCTCGGCACCCTGGTCCGCGACGGGCTCGTCGGCATGCTGGGCATGGTCGTGCTCCTCGGCGGCGGGGCCGCCCTCGCCGCGCACAGCGCGTCCCGCCTGCCGCGGGGCTCCGCGGAGCGCAGCCTGAACGGCGCGCTGTGCGCCGGGCTGCTCGGCCTCGGCGTCGCCGCAGGGACGTTCGACATCTTCTCTTTCCAGCAGGCGACGTTTATCGCCTTCCTTCTGCTCGGCCTCGTCGGGATCGGCGTGCCGCGCCGCCGCGACGGCGCGCCCGACGCGGCGGCCCCGGCCGAGCAGGCGAGTCGCGCGGCCTGA
- a CDS encoding glycosyltransferase yields MRVALAHDYLTQHGGAERVALLLTRIFPGAPLYTSVYSSGSTYEGFKDVEVRTSRLQRVGAFRRDPRLALLALPHAWRSMHVADADVVIASSTGWSHGISVPAHTRKVVYCHNPPRWLYQPGDYMPNRYLRGVVSAATPYLKGWDRSAAASADLYVVNSTSVARRVKAAYGIEAEVLHPPVAMDADAEQEPVPGIEPGYWLTIARGRGYKNTQAVIDGTRALPGARLVIAGSASRELGAGEDHVSAVGIVSDAQLRWLYANARGLVSVSQEDFGLTPLEANAFGTPVAVLRAGGFLDSTAEGVSGTFIEAPTANAVRDTLRDFPEFTPELVRKHAANFSEDVFSARLREIASFALV; encoded by the coding sequence GTGAGAGTGGCTCTGGCACACGACTACTTGACCCAGCATGGCGGCGCCGAGCGAGTCGCGCTGCTGCTGACCCGGATCTTTCCGGGCGCACCGCTGTACACCAGCGTGTACAGCTCCGGGAGCACCTACGAGGGCTTCAAGGACGTCGAGGTTCGCACGTCGCGCCTGCAGCGCGTGGGCGCGTTCCGTCGCGATCCCCGCCTCGCGCTGCTCGCGCTGCCGCACGCGTGGCGGTCGATGCACGTGGCCGACGCGGACGTCGTCATCGCCAGCTCGACCGGCTGGTCCCACGGCATCTCGGTGCCCGCGCACACCCGCAAGGTCGTCTACTGCCACAACCCGCCGCGCTGGCTCTACCAGCCGGGGGACTACATGCCGAACCGCTACCTGCGGGGCGTCGTGTCCGCGGCGACGCCGTACCTCAAGGGGTGGGACCGCTCGGCGGCCGCGTCGGCCGACCTCTACGTCGTCAACTCCACCAGCGTGGCCCGGCGGGTCAAGGCCGCCTACGGCATCGAGGCGGAGGTGCTGCACCCGCCCGTCGCGATGGACGCCGACGCCGAGCAGGAGCCGGTGCCCGGCATCGAGCCCGGCTACTGGCTGACGATCGCCCGCGGGCGCGGGTACAAGAACACCCAGGCCGTCATCGACGGCACCCGGGCCCTGCCGGGCGCGCGCCTGGTGATCGCGGGGAGCGCCAGCCGGGAGCTCGGCGCCGGCGAGGACCACGTGAGCGCGGTCGGGATCGTGTCCGACGCCCAGCTGCGGTGGCTGTACGCGAACGCCCGCGGGCTCGTGTCCGTCTCGCAGGAGGACTTCGGGCTGACGCCGCTCGAGGCCAACGCGTTCGGCACGCCGGTCGCCGTCCTGCGGGCTGGTGGCTTCCTCGACAGCACGGCGGAGGGCGTCTCCGGGACGTTCATCGAGGCCCCCACGGCGAACGCGGTGCGGGACACCCTGCGCGACTTCCCGGAGTTCACCCCGGAGCTGGTGCGCAAGCACGCCGCCAACTTCTCCGAGGACGTCTTCTCGGCCCGGCTGCGGGAGATCGCCTCGTTCGCCCTCGTCTAG
- a CDS encoding alpha-amylase family glycosyl hydrolase — protein sequence MTRAATPAAPRSRPPGWWRRAVVYQVYVRSFADSDGDGVGDLAGVTAHLDAVARLGVDALWLTPFYPSPQADHGYDVADHRGVDPLFGDLAAFDALLARAHALGLGVVVDLVPNHVSSEHPWFRAAVAAPPGSPARRRFHVRPGRGPGGELPPTGWTSMFGGPAWTRLPDGEWYLHLFAPEQPDLNWADDDVRSDFAATLRFWAARGVDGFRVDVAGGLAKDPAYGEVRRGAPHPHWDRPEVHRIYRSWRDVLDAARPDLFAVAEAWGPPDRTAAFARADELGQAFAFSLLGAPWSAAAIRRAVTTQLDAHGRVGALPAWVLGNHDSTRVATGRGRAAALALHLFLLALPGAFYLYAGDELGLPQVAVAPADWQDPQAVRTHGRLPSRDGARIPLPWTDDAPGHGFTAGRPWLPTPPGWGARARDAQEADPGSPWGVLHRAIAARRALWSAADDAVQWLPSPPGTLVLRRAGVLVVLNASARAWALARLLPAGTGAVLAAASGPLGADGATVPPATAVWLDAGAGAG from the coding sequence CTGACGCGGGCGGCCACCCCGGCGGCGCCCCGGTCCCGCCCGCCGGGCTGGTGGCGCCGCGCCGTCGTCTACCAGGTCTACGTCCGCTCGTTCGCGGACTCCGACGGCGACGGCGTCGGCGACCTCGCGGGGGTCACCGCGCACCTCGACGCGGTGGCCCGCCTCGGGGTCGACGCGCTCTGGCTCACGCCGTTCTACCCGTCGCCGCAGGCCGACCACGGGTACGACGTCGCGGACCACCGCGGCGTGGACCCGCTGTTCGGCGACCTCGCGGCCTTCGACGCTCTCCTGGCGCGGGCGCACGCGCTCGGGCTCGGCGTCGTCGTCGACCTCGTGCCCAACCACGTCTCGAGCGAGCACCCGTGGTTCCGCGCGGCGGTCGCCGCCCCGCCCGGCTCGCCGGCCCGGCGCCGGTTCCACGTGCGGCCGGGGCGCGGGCCCGGCGGGGAGCTGCCGCCGACGGGGTGGACCTCCATGTTCGGGGGTCCGGCCTGGACGCGCCTGCCCGACGGCGAGTGGTACCTGCACCTGTTCGCGCCCGAGCAGCCCGACCTCAACTGGGCCGACGACGACGTCCGGTCGGACTTCGCGGCCACGCTCCGGTTCTGGGCGGCGCGGGGGGTCGACGGGTTCCGGGTCGACGTCGCGGGCGGGCTCGCGAAAGACCCCGCCTACGGCGAGGTGCGCCGCGGCGCCCCGCACCCGCACTGGGACCGGCCCGAGGTGCACCGCATCTACCGCTCGTGGCGGGACGTGCTCGACGCCGCGCGGCCCGACCTGTTCGCGGTCGCGGAGGCGTGGGGGCCGCCGGACCGGACGGCGGCGTTCGCGCGCGCCGACGAGCTCGGCCAGGCGTTCGCGTTCTCGCTGCTCGGCGCCCCGTGGTCCGCGGCGGCGATCCGGCGCGCCGTGACCACGCAGCTCGACGCCCACGGGCGGGTCGGCGCGCTGCCGGCCTGGGTGCTGGGCAACCACGACTCGACGCGCGTCGCGACCGGGCGTGGCCGGGCCGCCGCACTCGCCCTGCACCTGTTCCTGCTCGCGCTGCCCGGCGCGTTCTACCTGTACGCCGGCGACGAGCTCGGCCTCCCGCAGGTCGCGGTGGCGCCGGCCGACTGGCAGGACCCGCAGGCGGTGCGCACGCACGGGCGGCTGCCCAGCCGCGACGGCGCGCGCATCCCGCTGCCGTGGACCGACGACGCCCCCGGGCACGGGTTCACCGCCGGGCGCCCGTGGCTGCCGACGCCGCCGGGCTGGGGAGCGCGGGCCCGCGACGCCCAGGAGGCGGACCCGGGCTCGCCGTGGGGCGTGCTGCACCGGGCGATCGCCGCGCGCCGCGCGCTCTGGTCCGCGGCGGACGACGCCGTCCAGTGGCTGCCGTCGCCGCCCGGCACCCTCGTGCTGCGGCGGGCCGGGGTGCTCGTCGTGCTCAACGCGTCGGCGCGCGCGTGGGCGCTGGCCCGGTTGCTGCCCGCCGGGACGGGGGCGGTGCTGGCGGCCGCGTCCGGACCGCTCGGGGCGGACGGCGCCACCGTCCCGCCGGCGACCGCGGTCTGGCTTGACGCCGGCGCCGGCGCGGGCTGA
- a CDS encoding glucoamylase family protein — protein MRLRPLLAAATAACLLAAAATPAIAGGPREDSRPGGAGLTRADRAELKRWAADTWASFAAMTDETTGLPADNIEGDLDAASRSGYTSPTNIGAYLWSTVVAEELDLISSREATKRLRQTLTTIEGMERHEPSGMFYNWYDESTGAKLTTFPASGETIDPFLSSVDNGWFAAALMVVRAAEPAVRRQADRVLAGMDFGAFYDLNQFGGERPGMVYGGFWADPPSGTACPGTLANGTAVQFTCHHYDILNSEPRIVTYIGIARGQIPAEAYFATSRTFPASCDWSWLETRPVGETKSYLGVDVFEGAFPYRGMNIVPTWGGTMFEELMPDLFVPEATWGPKSWGVNHPLAVRAQIQHGMDQAGYGFWGFSPASDPFGGYREYGVDQIGMNPEGYYSDEEKTNVDLGYDQCRPATNPAPGQPEPTFGDGVVTPHAAFLALPYAPRESMDNLTRIETTLGAYGTGGFYDAVAVRSNTQAQRYLSLDQGIVMGVLGNVLGKDMLKTAFTRGAVERTVRPLIAMEEFGAGYADGRP, from the coding sequence ATGAGACTCCGTCCCCTGCTCGCCGCCGCCACCGCGGCTTGCCTGCTGGCCGCCGCGGCCACCCCCGCGATCGCCGGCGGGCCACGCGAGGACTCCCGCCCGGGCGGTGCCGGCCTGACCCGGGCCGACCGCGCCGAGCTCAAGCGCTGGGCCGCCGACACCTGGGCGTCGTTCGCGGCGATGACCGACGAGACGACCGGGCTGCCGGCCGACAACATCGAGGGCGACCTCGACGCCGCCTCCCGGTCCGGCTACACCTCGCCGACCAACATCGGCGCGTACCTGTGGAGCACCGTCGTGGCCGAGGAGCTCGACCTGATCAGCTCCCGCGAGGCCACGAAGCGGCTCCGGCAGACCCTCACGACGATCGAGGGGATGGAGCGGCACGAGCCGAGCGGCATGTTCTACAACTGGTACGACGAGTCGACGGGCGCCAAGCTCACGACGTTCCCAGCCAGCGGCGAGACGATCGACCCGTTCCTGTCGAGCGTCGACAACGGGTGGTTCGCGGCGGCCCTGATGGTCGTGCGCGCCGCCGAGCCGGCCGTGCGCCGGCAGGCCGACCGGGTGCTCGCGGGGATGGACTTCGGCGCGTTCTACGACCTGAACCAGTTCGGGGGCGAGCGGCCCGGCATGGTCTACGGCGGCTTCTGGGCCGACCCGCCGAGCGGCACGGCGTGCCCGGGCACCCTCGCGAACGGCACCGCGGTCCAGTTCACCTGCCACCACTACGACATCCTCAACTCCGAACCGCGCATCGTGACGTACATCGGCATCGCGCGCGGCCAGATCCCCGCCGAGGCCTACTTCGCCACGAGCCGGACGTTCCCGGCCAGCTGCGACTGGTCCTGGCTCGAGACCCGGCCGGTCGGCGAGACGAAGAGCTACCTCGGCGTCGACGTCTTCGAGGGCGCCTTCCCGTATCGCGGCATGAACATCGTCCCGACCTGGGGCGGCACCATGTTCGAGGAGCTCATGCCCGACCTGTTCGTCCCCGAGGCGACGTGGGGCCCGAAGAGCTGGGGCGTCAACCACCCGCTCGCCGTCCGCGCGCAGATCCAGCACGGCATGGACCAGGCCGGCTACGGCTTCTGGGGCTTCTCGCCCGCGAGCGACCCGTTCGGCGGCTACCGCGAGTACGGCGTGGACCAGATCGGCATGAACCCCGAGGGCTACTACTCCGACGAGGAGAAGACGAACGTCGACCTGGGCTACGACCAGTGCCGCCCGGCCACCAACCCGGCCCCGGGCCAGCCCGAGCCGACGTTCGGCGACGGCGTGGTGACCCCGCACGCGGCGTTCCTCGCGCTGCCGTACGCGCCGCGCGAGTCGATGGACAACCTGACGAGGATCGAGACGACCCTCGGGGCGTACGGCACCGGCGGCTTCTACGACGCCGTCGCCGTCCGCAGCAACACCCAGGCGCAGCGCTACCTGTCCCTCGACCAGGGCATCGTCATGGGCGTGCTCGGCAACGTCCTCGGCAAGGACATGCTCAAGACGGCGTTCACGCGCGGGGCGGTCGAACGCACGGTCCGCCCGCTCATCGCGATGGAGGAGTTCGGCGCCGGGTACGCCGACGGCCGGCCGTGA
- a CDS encoding carbohydrate ABC transporter permease: MSTVMRDTQDPTSTPAVKQNKTRTVAIGEARPQWWLYLTLGVGLVVMVTPFVWMALSSLKPEAEIRANPPTWWPQTFTLENFTELFTRLDFPQFFTNSAVVAVFVTLGNLVFCSMLGYAFAKIDFWGRAWLFRIVLGTMMIPGIVMLVPLFVLVSRLGLVDTYAGLILPFLAGPFGVFLMRQFISALPDELIDAGRIDGAGEFRIFAQIILPLCKPALATLGILTFLGSWNNFLWPLVVASSEDKYTLPVALALYSVGQNENNYGLMLAGAVAVVAPVVLVFLILQKHIIQGIATTGIK, encoded by the coding sequence ATGAGCACCGTCATGCGCGACACGCAGGACCCGACCTCGACGCCTGCCGTCAAGCAGAACAAGACAAGGACCGTCGCCATCGGCGAGGCGCGGCCGCAGTGGTGGCTGTACCTCACCCTCGGCGTCGGCCTCGTGGTCATGGTCACGCCGTTCGTCTGGATGGCGTTGAGCTCGCTCAAGCCCGAGGCGGAGATCCGGGCGAACCCGCCGACCTGGTGGCCGCAGACGTTCACGCTCGAGAACTTCACTGAGCTGTTCACGCGGTTGGACTTCCCGCAGTTCTTCACCAACTCGGCCGTCGTCGCGGTGTTCGTGACGCTCGGCAACCTCGTGTTCTGCTCGATGCTCGGCTACGCCTTCGCCAAGATCGACTTCTGGGGCCGCGCCTGGCTGTTCCGGATCGTGCTCGGCACGATGATGATCCCCGGCATCGTGATGCTCGTCCCGCTGTTCGTGCTGGTCAGCCGGCTCGGCCTGGTCGACACGTACGCCGGCCTGATCCTGCCGTTCCTGGCGGGACCGTTCGGGGTGTTCCTCATGCGGCAGTTCATCAGCGCCCTGCCCGACGAGCTCATCGACGCCGGCCGGATCGACGGGGCGGGCGAGTTCCGCATCTTCGCCCAGATCATCCTGCCGCTGTGCAAGCCCGCCCTGGCGACGCTCGGCATCCTGACGTTCCTCGGGTCGTGGAACAACTTCCTCTGGCCCCTGGTCGTCGCGAGCAGCGAGGACAAGTACACGCTGCCCGTCGCGCTCGCGCTGTACAGCGTGGGCCAGAACGAGAACAACTACGGCCTGATGCTCGCCGGCGCCGTCGCCGTCGTCGCGCCCGTCGTGCTCGTCTTCCTCATCTTGCAGAAGCACATCATCCAGGGAATCGCCACCACCGGCATCAAGTGA
- a CDS encoding carbohydrate ABC transporter permease has protein sequence MATSTAARVPAPADSPGRGAAPVRRSTPLRRRRSIAAWGFAAPFVLLFLVFTAWPVISSLLMSVTDIKSRDLQNPFNVNFVGLDNFATVLADPLFWQAARNTGYFVVVGVPVVMFVSLMVALALNTGITRLSGFFRVGYFMPVVTSIVAVAVVWRFLLKDDNGIINVVLGWFGIDGPNWLGDPNWSMPAMILMAVWRSMGTLIVIFLAGLQGVPASLHEAAALDGANAVQRLRLITVPIMRPTLLFGAVLTGIGYLQLFEEPLVMTNGGGPLNSTLSVSLYIYRQFGFGNYGIASAMSYLLFLAIVLLTLLQFRLLTERDPRPRRKARQTTEREGSAR, from the coding sequence ATGGCCACCAGCACCGCTGCGCGCGTCCCCGCTCCGGCCGACAGCCCGGGGCGGGGCGCGGCCCCCGTCCGACGCTCGACGCCGTTGCGCCGCCGTCGCAGCATCGCCGCCTGGGGCTTCGCCGCCCCGTTCGTCCTGCTCTTCCTCGTGTTCACGGCGTGGCCGGTCATCTCGTCGCTCCTGATGAGCGTGACCGACATCAAGAGCCGGGACCTTCAGAACCCGTTCAACGTGAACTTCGTCGGGCTCGACAACTTCGCGACGGTGCTCGCGGACCCCCTGTTCTGGCAGGCGGCACGCAACACCGGCTACTTCGTGGTGGTCGGCGTCCCGGTCGTCATGTTCGTCTCGCTCATGGTCGCGCTCGCCCTGAACACGGGCATCACGCGCCTGTCCGGCTTCTTCCGGGTCGGGTACTTCATGCCGGTCGTGACGTCGATCGTCGCCGTCGCGGTCGTGTGGCGCTTCCTGCTCAAGGACGACAACGGCATCATCAACGTCGTTCTCGGCTGGTTCGGGATCGACGGGCCCAACTGGCTCGGCGACCCGAACTGGTCCATGCCCGCGATGATCCTGATGGCGGTGTGGCGCTCCATGGGCACGCTCATCGTCATCTTCCTCGCCGGGCTGCAGGGCGTGCCCGCGTCCCTGCACGAGGCTGCTGCGCTCGACGGCGCGAACGCCGTGCAGCGCCTGCGCCTCATCACCGTCCCGATCATGCGCCCGACGCTGCTGTTCGGCGCGGTCCTGACCGGCATCGGGTACCTCCAGCTGTTCGAGGAGCCGCTCGTGATGACCAACGGCGGCGGCCCGCTGAACAGCACGCTGTCGGTCTCGCTCTACATCTACCGGCAGTTCGGGTTCGGCAACTACGGCATCGCGTCCGCGATGAGCTACCTGCTCTTCCTCGCGATCGTGCTGCTCACCCTGCTCCAGTTCCGCCTGCTCACCGAGCGTGATCCCCGGCCCCGCAGGAAAGCCCGACAGACGACCGAACGCGAGGGGAGCGCGCGATGA
- a CDS encoding sugar ABC transporter substrate-binding protein, whose translation MRKPLRVTVATLAAATTLIALTSCGRSDDAPAEDMSAAPVAEGEATGTITVWAMGTEGEKLGEFADAFSAENPDATVEVTAIPWDAAHDKIATAIAADQTPDVSMVGTTWMGEFASTGALDPTPDTIDGTSFFPGAWGTTIVNDVAYGMPWYVETRVLYTNTAAAEAAGVSPSPATWDDLKTSTAAIQAAGADYGITLQAGQQGAWQTFMPFAWQAGAQILDDEGNITLDTPEVVDALTYYQSFFTDGVAPVDVPVGTLESSLIAGEFGAMVSGPWHIGILEEAGYADFTLSPLPAGEQLASFIGGSNLAVFKNAENRDGAWKFIEWLSQPDTQAAWYEATSDLPSVPEAWETGTLATDPQLAIFGTQLETAVAPPSIPNWEQIATVIDTELEKVTRSGLDPQEAATAIQQQAEAIGTGL comes from the coding sequence ATGAGAAAGCCCCTGCGTGTCACTGTCGCCACGCTCGCCGCGGCGACGACGCTCATCGCCCTGACCAGCTGCGGACGCAGCGACGACGCCCCGGCCGAGGACATGTCGGCGGCCCCGGTCGCCGAGGGTGAGGCGACGGGAACGATCACGGTGTGGGCCATGGGCACCGAGGGCGAGAAGCTCGGCGAGTTCGCCGACGCCTTCTCGGCCGAGAACCCCGACGCCACGGTCGAGGTCACCGCGATCCCGTGGGACGCGGCGCACGACAAGATCGCGACGGCCATCGCGGCCGACCAGACGCCCGACGTCTCGATGGTCGGCACGACCTGGATGGGCGAGTTCGCGTCGACCGGCGCGCTCGACCCGACGCCCGACACGATCGACGGCACCTCGTTCTTCCCGGGGGCCTGGGGCACGACGATCGTCAACGACGTCGCGTACGGCATGCCGTGGTACGTCGAGACCCGCGTGCTCTACACGAACACCGCCGCGGCCGAGGCGGCCGGCGTGTCGCCGTCGCCGGCGACCTGGGACGACCTCAAGACGTCGACCGCCGCGATCCAGGCGGCCGGCGCGGACTACGGCATCACGCTGCAGGCCGGTCAGCAGGGTGCGTGGCAGACGTTCATGCCGTTCGCGTGGCAGGCCGGCGCGCAGATCCTGGACGACGAGGGCAACATCACGCTCGACACGCCCGAGGTCGTCGACGCGCTCACCTACTACCAGTCCTTCTTCACCGACGGCGTCGCCCCCGTGGACGTCCCGGTCGGCACGCTCGAGTCCTCCCTGATCGCCGGCGAGTTCGGCGCGATGGTCTCCGGCCCCTGGCACATCGGCATCCTCGAGGAGGCCGGTTACGCCGACTTCACGCTGTCCCCGCTGCCGGCGGGCGAGCAGCTCGCGTCGTTCATCGGCGGCAGCAACCTCGCGGTGTTCAAGAACGCCGAGAACCGCGACGGCGCGTGGAAGTTCATCGAGTGGCTGAGCCAGCCGGACACGCAGGCGGCCTGGTACGAGGCGACGAGCGACCTGCCGTCGGTCCCGGAAGCCTGGGAGACCGGCACGCTCGCGACCGACCCGCAGCTCGCGATCTTCGGCACGCAGCTCGAGACCGCCGTCGCGCCCCCGTCGATCCCGAACTGGGAGCAGATCGCGACGGTCATCGACACCGAGCTCGAGAAGGTCACGCGCAGCGGGCTCGATCCGCAGGAGGCCGCCACGGCCATCCAGCAGCAGGCGGAGGCCATCGGGACGGGGCTGTAG